A stretch of Camelina sativa cultivar DH55 chromosome 18, Cs, whole genome shotgun sequence DNA encodes these proteins:
- the LOC104762011 gene encoding probable serine/threonine-protein kinase At5g41260, protein MGPRCSKLSLCCWWPTHLKSTHNEASDLGYGEDDLPSFTEFSFDQLRAATSGFSTDSIVSEHGVKAPNVVYKGRLEDDRCIAVKRFNRSAWPDTRQFLEEAKAVGQLRNERLANLIGFCCEGDERLLVAEFMPFETLSKHLFHWDSQPMKWSMRVRVALYLAQALEYCSAKGRALYHDLNAYRILFDQDGNPRLSCFGLMKNSRDGKSYSTNLAFTPPEYLRTGRVIPESVVYSFGTLLLDLLSGKHIPPSHALDLIRGKNFLMLMDSCLDGHFSNDDGTDLVRLASRCLQYEARERPNVKSLVSSLAPLQKETDVPSYVLMGIPHGAASPKEKTSLTPLGDACSRLDLTAIHEILEKIGYKDDEGVANELSFQVWTDQIQETLNAKKQGDAAFKGKDFLTAVECYTQFIEDGTMVSPTVFARRCLCYLMSNMPQEALGDAMQAQVVSPEWPTAFYLQAAALFSLGMDKDACETLKDGTSLEAKKQNNRN, encoded by the exons ATGGGACCTCGTTGCTCTAAGCTATCTCTCTGTTGTTGGTGGCCGACCCATCTCAAATCAACTCACAACGAAGCTTCTGATCTAG gGTACGGTGAGGACGATTTGCCGTCGTTTACGGAGTTCAGTTTCGACCAACTACGAGCTGCTACTTCTGGATTCTCTACTGACAGTATCGTCTCTGAACACGGGGTTAAGGCTCCCAATGTTGTCTACAAAGGCAGGCTTGAAGATGACCGATGCATCGCTGTTAAACGCTTCAATAGATCCGCTTGGCCTGATACTCGTCAATTCCTT GAGGAAGCAAAAGCTGTGGGGCAGTTGAGGAATGAGAGGTTGGCTAACTTGATTGGATTCTGTTGTGAAGGAGACGAGAGATTGTTAGTTGCTGAGTTTATGCCTTTTGAAACTCTCTCTAAGCATCTCTTCCACT GGGATAGCCAGCCAATGAAGTGGTCTATGAGGGTGAGAGTGGCTTTGTATCTTGCACAAGCACTTGAGTATTGCAGCGCCAAAGGTCGCGCCTTGTACCATGATCTTAATGCTTACAGGATCTTGTTTGATCAG GATGGTAACCCTAGATTGTCTTGCTTCGGTCTTATGAAGAATAGTAGGGATGGGAAGAGTTACAGTACAAATTTGGCTTTCACACCTCCTGAATACCTAAGAACAG GGAGAGTGATTCCGGAGAGCGTGGTCTACAGCTTTGGAACGCTGTTGCTAGATCTTCTCAGTGGCAAACACATACCACCAAGCCAT GCGCTTGATCTGATTCGTGGGAAGAACTTCCTAATGCTGATGGACTCGTGCCTTGATGGTCATTTCTCAAATGATGATGGAACCGATTTGGTTCGCTTAGCTTCCCGTTGTTTGCAGTATGAAGCTCGTGAAAGGCCAAATGTGAAATCTCTTGTGTCCTCACTTGCCCCTCTTCAAAAGGAAACTGAT gtTCCGTCCTATGTGTTAATGGGTATACCACATGGAGCTGCTTCTCCAAAGGAAAAAACTTCGCTAACCCCTCTGGGCGACGCTTGTTCAAGACTTGATCTCACTGCGATACATGAAATTCTTGAAAAGATTGGATACAAAGACGACGAGGGCGTAGCAAATGAG CTCTCATTCCAAGTGTGGACCGACCAGATTCAGGAGACTCTAAACGCCAAGAAACAAGGTGATGCTGCGTTCAAAGGCAAAGACTTTCTCACCGCCGTCGAATGTTACACACAG TTCATCGAAGATGGCACAATGGTATCACCAACAGTTTTTGCAAGGAGGTGTTTGTGTTATCTGATGAGCAACATGCCTCAAGAGGCTCTTGGTGATGCAATGCAGGCGCAAGTAGTGTCTCCTGAGTGGCCAACGGCTTTCTATCTTCAGGCTGCTGCTCTCTTCAGCCTTGGAATGGATAAAGATGCTTGCGAAACCCTAAAAGATGGAACTTCCTTGGAAGCTAAGAAACAGAACAACAGAAACTGA
- the LOC104763565 gene encoding LOW QUALITY PROTEIN: calcium/calmodulin-dependent protein kinase type II subunit gamma-like (The sequence of the model RefSeq protein was modified relative to this genomic sequence to represent the inferred CDS: inserted 2 bases in 1 codon): MLSRLNSXVVKFCHDSGIVHRDLKPENILMATISSSSPIKLADFGLATYIKPGEKLSGTVGSPFYVALEVLSGGYYNQAADVWSAGVILYILLSGVPPFWGETNSKIFDAVTAADLSFSEEPWDHITSYAKDLIRGMLCVDPSQRLSADEVLAHSWWMEQLSESGYDQDGFGCEGLENGGGCSFSTQCVSREQDYSSSMAQLEQSKTTGYDCKSSFSSFLPXLPNSGFGGFSFDGKQPESTSAGFSSTGVPSMPSFTFFSPGPANSDITETDGKLRDSSPKRSLPSPDSSSQLERREEAGETQTEADCRSSARAKRKKITVISKILYVHI; encoded by the exons ATGCTAAGCAGATTAAACTCAATNGTGGTCAAGTTTTGTCACGATAGCGGTATTGTACACAGAGATTTGAAACCTGAGAACATTCTTATGGCCacaatttcttcttcatctcctatCAAATTGGCTGATTTTGGGCTGGCAACCTATATAAAGCCTGGGGAAAAGTTGAGCGGCACAGTTGGCAGTCCTTTTTACGTAGCCCTGGAAGTGTTGTCAGGGGGATATTATAACCAAGCTGCTGATGTATGGAGTGCAGGGGTTATTTTGTACATTCTTCTCAGTGGAGTACCTCCCTTTTGGGGAGAGACTAACTCAAAGATTTTTGATGCTGTCACGGCTGcagatttgagtttttctgAAGAGCCATGGGACCATATAACTTCATACGCTAAGGATTTGATCCGGGGGATGCTTTGTGTTGATCCTTCCCAAAGGTTATCAGCTGATGAAGTTCTAGCTCACTCGTGGTGGATGGAGCAATTATCTGAATCAGGATATGATCAGGATGGGTTTGGCTGTGAAGGATTGGAGAATGGTGGTGGATGCTCTTTCTCCACACAATGCGTATCTCGAGAACAAGATTATAGCTCTAGCATGGCACAATTAGAGCAATCAAAAACAACAGGTTACGATTGTAAATCATCATTCTCGTCTTTCTTACC GCTGCCAAATTCCGGTTTTGGTGGGTTTTCTTTTGATGGGAAACAACCGGAATCAACCTCAGCTGGCTTCTCATCAACTGGAGTTCCCTCCATGCCAAGCTTTACCTTTTTTAGCCCAGGCCCAGCGAACAGTGACATCACTGAAACAGATGGAAAACTTCGAGACTCAAGCCCAAAGAGGTCACTGCCTTCACCAGATTCTTCTTCACAACTTGAGAGGCGTGAGGAAGCAGGGGAGACTCAGACGGAAGCAGATTGTCGCTCGTCTGCtagagcaaaaagaaagaagataactgTTATCAGTAAAATATTGTATGTACACATCTGA
- the LOC104762010 gene encoding ankyrin repeat and KH domain-containing protein mask-like: MPSFAFGSHHHLSNPRDSPYSVEISADGGSSDLDSLSEVDLESGCVPAPEKKLHSGGKKKRTRRRKRKKKKKKKKKSGRDCRICHLPLEINQEADEAEEDEDDGDTDSDEDEDEEDEEEEYYGLPLQLGCSCKGDLGVAHSKCAETWFKIKGNMTCEICGAMALNVAGEQSNPESTASAHSQAAARQPQTQTEPRGIWHGRPVMNFLLAAMVFAFIVSWLFHFKVLK, from the exons atgccttcttttgcttttggatCTCATCACCATTTGTCGAATCCAAGAGACTCGCCCTACTCCGTCGAAATTAGCGCCGACGGTGGCTCCTCCGACTTGGATTCTTTGTCTGAGGTCGATTTAGAGAGCGGCTGTGTTCCGGCGCCGGAGAAAAAGCTGCATTCCGGtggtaagaagaagaggacaaggaggagaaagaggaaaaagaagaagaagaagaagaagaaaagtggtAGAGATTGCAGGATCTGTCATCTTCCTTTAGAGATTAACCAAGAAGCTGACgaagctgaagaagatgaagatgatggtgatactgattctgatgaagatgaagatgaagaagacgaagaagaagagtattaTGGTTTGCCTTTGCAATTAGGTTGCTCTTGTAAAGGTGATTTGGGTGTAGCTCATAGTAAGTGTGCTGAGACTTGGTTCAAGATCAAAGGAAACAT GACATGTGAGATATGCGGGGCAATGGCTCTAAACGTGGCTGGCGAACAGTCGAACCCAGAGAGTACTGCCTCTGCCCATTCACAAGCAGCTGCAAGACAACCCCAGACTCAGACAGAGCCACGAGGAATCTGGCATGGTCGTCCTGTTATGAACTTCTTACTTGCCGCTATGGTCTTTGCCTTCATTGTTTCTTGGCTGTTTCACTTCAAAGTCCTCAAGTGA
- the LOC104761998 gene encoding mitochondrial uncoupling protein 2 → MADFKPRIEISFLETFICSAFAACFAELCTVPLDTAKVRLQLQRKIPTGDGDNLPKYRGSIGTLTTIAREEGISGLWKGVIAGLHRQCIYGGLRIGLYEPVKTFLVGSDFIGDIPLYQKILAALLTGAIAIIVANPTDLVKVRLQSEGKLPAGVPRRYAGAVDAYFTIVKLEGVSALWTGLGPNIARNAIVNAAELASYDQIKETIMKIPFFRDSVLTHLLAGLAAGFFAVCIGSPIDVVKSRMMGDSTYRNTIDCFIKTMKTEGIMAFYKGFLPNFTRLGTWNVIMFLTLEQVKKVFLREVLYD, encoded by the exons ATGGCGGATTTCAAACCAAGGATCGAGATTTCGTTCCTTGAAACCTTCATTTGCAGCGCTTTCGCTGCTTGTTTTGCAGAG TTATGTACAGTACCGTTAGACACAGCCAAAGTAAGGCTTCAGCTTCAAAGAAAGATCCCTACTGGAGATGGTGACAATTTACCCAAGTACAGAGGCTCAATTGGTACACTAACTACCATAGCAAGAGAAGAAGGTATTTCTGGGCTTTGGAAAGGTGTCATTGCAGGACTTCATCGTCAATGCATCTATGGTGGCTTAAGGATTGGGTTATATGAGCCT GTCAAgacttttttggttggaagtgACTTTATTGGTGATATTCCATTATACCAAAAGATTCTTGCAGCTTTGTTAACTG GAGCTATAGCTATTATAGTAGCTAATCCAACTGATCTTGTTAAAGTTCGGCTTCAATCAGAAGGAAAACTACCGGCTGGGGTTCCTAGGCGTTATGCAGGAGCTGTAGATGCTTATTTCACCATAGTGAAGCTG GAAGGAGTTAGTGCGCTATGGACTGGACTTGGTCCTAATATTGCTCGGAATGCTATTGTAAATGCTGCAGAGCTAGCTAGTTATGATCAAATAAAGGAG ACAATTATGAAAATTCCATTCTTCAGAGACAGTGTTCTAACTCATCTACTAGCTGGTTTAGCTGCAGGCTTCTTCGCTGTCTGTATTGGTTCTCCGATTGATGTG GTAAAATCTAGAATGATGGGTGACTCTACTTACCGAAACACAATCGATTGCTTCATCAAAACCATGAAGACAGAG GGGATCATGGCATTCTACAAAGGATTTCTCCCGAATTTTACACGGCTAGGAACCTGGAACGTCATTATGTTCCTCACACTAGAACAA GTGAAAAAAGTGTTTCTAAGAGAAGTCTTGTACGATTGA
- the LOC104763562 gene encoding neutral ceramidase-like encodes MTTRSVSIMKCTLFLLFLLKIKCVFTDSYYLIGLGSYDITGPAADVNMMGYANMEQVTSGVHFRLRARTFIVAEPDKKRIAFVNLDAGMASQLVTIKVIERLKKRYGELYTEENVAISGTHTHAGPGGYLQYILYLVTSLGFVHQSFNALVDGIEQSIIQAHENLRPGSILINKGELLDAGVNRSPSAYLNNPAHERSRYEYNVDKEMTLVKFVDDRWGPVGSFNWFATHGTSMSRTNSLISGDNKGTAERIMEDWFEQKESRVSYDVESHRRVSSIITDPHDQDVLEMASSLPSAGGKTVTRMSSVARRXETDGKLRDSSPKRSLPSPDSSSQLERREEAGETQTEADCRSSARAKRKKITVISKILYVHI; translated from the exons ATGACGACGCGGTCTGTGTCTATTATGAAGTGCACATTGTTCTTGCTGTTTCTGCTGAAGATCAAATGTGTATTCACGGATTCCTATTATTTGATCGGTCTTGGAAGCTATGACATCACGGGGCCTGCAGCTGATGTCAACATGATGGGATATGCTAACATGGAACAAGTAACATCCGGTGTTCACTTCAGGCTCAGAGCTCGCACGTTCATCGTGGCTGAGCCAGACAAGAAAAGAATTGCTTTTGTTAATCTTGATGCTGGTATGGCGTCACAGCTTGTGACTATCAAAGTGattgaaagattaaaaaagaG GTACGGTGAGCTTTATACGGAGGAAAATGTTGCAATTAGTGGAACTCATACTCATGCTGGTCCAGGGGGTTATCTCCAATACATTCTGTACTTAGTTACATCTCTCGGGTTTGTTCATCAATCGTTTAATGCTCTTGTGGATGGTATAGAGCAAAGTATCATACAAGCTCATGAAAATCTTCGTCCCGGGTCCATTTTAATCAACAAAG GGGAGCTCTTGGATGCTGGTGTGAACCGTAGTCCCAGCGCATACCTTAACAATCCGGCACATGAACGTAGTAGATATGAATATAATGTTGATAAAGAGATGACACTTGTCAAGTTCGTTGATGATCGCTGGGGTCCTGTCGGTAGTTTCAATTGGTTTGCAACTCATGGCACTTCGATGAGCCGCACAAATTCCTTGATCAGCGGGGACAACAAAGGCACTGCAGAACGTATCATGGAAGACTGgtttgaacaaaaagaaagtcGCGTGTCTTATGATGTTGAATCTCATAGAAGAGTCTCAAGCATAATCACAGATCCTCATG ATCAAGATGTGCTGGAAATGGCGTCCTCTTTACCGTCTGCAGGCGGTAAAACCGTTACAAGGATGTCAAGCGTTGCTAGACGANCTGAAACAGATGGAAAACTTCGAGACTCAAGCCCAAAGAGGTCACTGCCTTCACCAGATTCTTCTTCACAACTTGAGAGGCGTGAGGAAGCAGGGGAGACTCAGACGGAAGCAGATTGTCGCTCGTCTGCtagagcaaaaagaaagaagataactgTTATCAGTAAAATATTGTATGTACACATCTGA
- the LOC104762003 gene encoding uncharacterized protein LOC104762003, giving the protein MAMSLMNRAISRTETVGAFRLSLNLLRNFSAAPAASPTSSENPSSDANKPKRRKKKNLIEVAQFLPNWGIGYHMAKAHWNGISYEITKINLYKDGRHGKAWGIVHKDGLRAAEAPKKISGVHKRCWKYIPNLTKAAPATNSATAAADVQAA; this is encoded by the exons ATGGCGATGAGCCTAATGAACAGAGCAATCTCAAGAACCGAAACCGTCGGTGCTTTCAGACTATCGCTTAATCTCCTTAGGAATTTCTCTGCGGCGCCGGCGGCATCTCCTACGTCGAGTGAAAACCCTAGCTCCGATGCGAATAAacctaaaagaagaaagaagaagaacttaatCGAAGTCGCTCAGTTCTTACCTAATTGGGGAATCGGATACCATATGGCTAAAGCTCACTGGAACGGAATCTCTTATGAAATCACTAAGATCAATCTCTACAAg GATGGTAGGCATGGAAAGGCTTGGGGGATTGTTCACAAAgatg GATTGAGAGCTGCAGAAGCTCCAAAGAAGATAAGTGGAGTTCACAAACGCTGTTGGAAGTATATCCCAAATCTGACAAAGGCTGCTCCTGCAACAAACTCTGCAACCGCTGCTGCTGATGTTCAAGCTGCCTGA